From a single Kitasatospora sp. NBC_00458 genomic region:
- a CDS encoding phosphatase PAP2 family protein has product MQNLTLTWQSAGGAAVALYGGSYAAARVRRGAVAAVLREAGTLLALFALWQLVGSLSLMSTEHALDRASWIHRTEVALGLPDEVAWQEAVTPYPVLVRLANYYYAAMHFTVMIALLVWVFLRHRRRYAWVRTTVVITTAVCLAVQFIPVAPPRMLPQEGFVDVAAEYGQSVYGGTVGGMVKAAQLSAMPSVHVAWCVLVAVAVIKVSTSSLRWLVVLHPVLTVTVVVVTANHFWADGLVAVAILLLAYAAQAYAARRRAGRAAEVRSADEPDRVATGG; this is encoded by the coding sequence TTGCAGAACCTGACCCTTACCTGGCAGTCCGCCGGGGGCGCCGCGGTCGCACTCTACGGCGGCTCGTACGCGGCCGCCCGGGTCCGGCGAGGGGCGGTGGCGGCTGTCCTGCGGGAGGCCGGCACGCTGCTCGCCCTGTTCGCCCTCTGGCAGCTGGTCGGGAGCCTCTCCCTGATGAGCACCGAGCACGCGCTGGACCGGGCGAGCTGGATCCACCGGACGGAGGTGGCGCTCGGGCTGCCGGACGAGGTGGCCTGGCAGGAGGCGGTGACGCCGTACCCGGTGCTGGTGAGGCTGGCCAACTACTACTACGCGGCGATGCACTTCACGGTGATGATCGCGCTGCTGGTCTGGGTGTTCCTGCGGCACCGCCGGCGCTACGCGTGGGTGCGGACGACGGTGGTCATCACGACGGCGGTCTGCCTGGCCGTGCAGTTCATCCCGGTGGCACCGCCCCGGATGCTCCCGCAGGAGGGCTTCGTCGACGTGGCCGCGGAGTACGGGCAGTCGGTCTACGGGGGAACGGTCGGCGGGATGGTCAAGGCGGCCCAGCTGTCGGCGATGCCGTCGGTGCACGTGGCCTGGTGCGTGCTGGTGGCGGTGGCCGTCATCAAGGTGTCGACGAGTTCGCTGCGCTGGCTGGTGGTGCTGCACCCGGTCCTGACGGTGACGGTGGTGGTCGTCACGGCCAACCACTTCTGGGCGGACGGCCTGGTGGCGGTGGCGATCCTGCTGCTGGCGTACGCGGCCCAGGCGTACGCCGCCCGCCGGCGTGCCGGGCGGGCGGCTGAGGTCCGGTCGGCGGACGAGCCGGACCGGGTGGCCACCGGGGGCTGA
- a CDS encoding acetate uptake transporter produces the protein MSNEATGALNARSTGADAGNLGYLALGLTLLAYGLLSTGIFSGTGVGDSARLAHVVGGLTLFIAGLWQLRGGEGFTGTAFTSLGAFWATWSTASGAHKNAAGLFLLLWALLALTLTAASWNAGLFNRVVYGLLTVSLLLSALATFNTSGGLAKAAGWVAAASGLAAWYWATASLTNSAWGRDALPVK, from the coding sequence GTGAGCAACGAAGCTACCGGGGCACTGAACGCCCGCTCCACCGGAGCCGACGCGGGTAACCTCGGTTACCTCGCACTCGGCCTGACCCTCCTCGCCTACGGCCTGCTCTCCACCGGCATCTTCAGTGGCACAGGGGTCGGGGACTCAGCCCGTCTCGCCCACGTCGTCGGCGGTCTCACCCTGTTCATCGCCGGTCTCTGGCAGCTCCGCGGCGGCGAGGGCTTCACCGGCACCGCCTTCACCAGCCTCGGAGCCTTCTGGGCCACCTGGTCCACGGCCTCCGGAGCACACAAGAACGCGGCCGGCCTGTTCCTCCTCCTGTGGGCCCTGCTCGCGCTCACCCTCACCGCGGCCAGCTGGAACGCGGGCCTGTTCAACCGGGTCGTCTACGGCCTGCTGACGGTCTCGCTGCTGCTCTCCGCACTCGCCACCTTCAACACCTCCGGGGGCCTCGCCAAGGCCGCCGGCTGGGTCGCCGCGGCCTCCGGGCTGGCGGCCTGGTACTGGGCCACCGCGTCGCTGACCAACAGCGCGTGGGGCCGGGACGCCCTGCCCGTCAAGTAA
- a CDS encoding SpoIIE family protein phosphatase yields MVTARAAATFEPVGRSASAARSFVRDALLGWGLPEVVDDAVVLVSELVTNAVVHAGTAAEVCCLREADTVRIEVTDHHPERGLPTFADVPATASDHYADPDGEGGRGLLMCAALAERWGVEYGAGRKTVWFRLALPAHVAGTRYAVPATPGSELPRSSGPVHVAVVQLDDDGRVLAWNPDAEALFQHPADSVLGHPWADLAVWPQTPGLGLAATLRLARWEGGYALRRADGSTVDVYGVQVRLRDTDGTPSTLCLLVLDDDRAVLRSPARALPGEKPEASARLDLLAGLGSGEDLDTLLQHTVERARDLLDADAAYLLLTTDDETEFEVRAATGLTSGHRRHTRFPVDTGNRYDSPRLPSVHEDLATRPTGLPVLGGSGMRSLLTVPLKVEGRLIGSLGIATAAPGRYDNEDALRLQFAADRLALAVESTRLTELERLRRGSLSFLVEASDLLAGTLEHEQTLALMAQMAVPTLASWCTVYTNGDHGAPASLAFVLHEDEDRIDPLRALLDKTPAPDAGPTHGARFWTAPADTARGSGLADSPDLSGLLGETVVLPLTARNRVIGLFVLGTSAGVRFRQEVLELAEDLSRRAALALDNSRLYSERTATSQALQRSLLPPDLPEIPGVEVDVYYQAAGEGNEVGGDFYDLFPIREGTYGFAIGDVCGTGPEAASVTGLARHSLRLLAREGLDAPQVLSRLNTAILEEGSRSRFLTLLYGELTPLPDGSTELSLVCAGHPLPLRLRTDGRVDRAATPQPLLGVMEDLDLTAERLVLSPGEVLLCVTDGVTERREGLRMLGDDGLAEVLTGCTGLTAGAVALRVQRAVERFAPEPPSDDMAILTLRVPTQRTA; encoded by the coding sequence GTGGTCACCGCGCGCGCAGCCGCCACCTTCGAACCGGTGGGCCGGTCGGCCTCCGCCGCCCGCTCCTTCGTCCGGGACGCCCTGCTGGGCTGGGGCCTGCCCGAGGTCGTCGACGACGCCGTCGTGCTGGTCAGCGAACTCGTCACCAACGCCGTCGTCCACGCCGGCACCGCCGCCGAGGTCTGCTGCCTCCGCGAGGCCGACACCGTCCGGATCGAGGTCACCGACCACCACCCCGAACGCGGCCTGCCCACCTTCGCCGACGTCCCCGCCACCGCCTCCGACCACTACGCCGACCCCGACGGCGAGGGCGGCCGCGGCCTGCTGATGTGCGCGGCCCTCGCCGAACGCTGGGGCGTCGAGTACGGCGCCGGCCGCAAGACCGTCTGGTTCCGCCTCGCCCTGCCCGCCCACGTCGCCGGCACCCGCTACGCCGTCCCCGCCACGCCCGGCAGCGAACTGCCCAGGAGCAGCGGCCCGGTGCACGTCGCCGTGGTCCAGCTCGACGACGACGGCCGCGTCCTCGCCTGGAACCCCGACGCCGAGGCGCTCTTCCAGCACCCCGCCGACAGCGTCCTCGGCCACCCCTGGGCCGACCTCGCCGTCTGGCCGCAGACCCCCGGCCTCGGCCTCGCCGCCACCCTCCGCCTGGCCCGCTGGGAGGGCGGCTACGCGCTGCGCCGTGCCGACGGCTCCACGGTCGACGTCTACGGCGTCCAGGTCCGCCTCCGCGACACCGACGGCACCCCCTCCACCCTCTGCCTGCTCGTCCTCGACGACGACCGCGCCGTCCTGCGCTCCCCCGCCCGCGCCCTGCCCGGCGAGAAGCCCGAGGCCTCCGCCCGGCTCGACCTGCTGGCCGGCCTCGGCTCCGGCGAGGACCTCGACACACTGCTCCAGCACACCGTCGAGCGCGCCCGCGACCTGCTCGACGCCGACGCCGCCTACCTGCTGCTCACCACCGACGACGAGACCGAGTTCGAGGTCCGCGCCGCCACCGGACTCACCTCCGGCCACCGCCGGCACACCCGCTTCCCGGTCGACACCGGCAACCGCTACGACTCGCCCCGCCTCCCCTCCGTCCACGAGGACCTCGCCACCCGGCCCACCGGCCTGCCCGTCCTCGGCGGCAGCGGCATGCGCTCCCTGCTCACCGTCCCGCTCAAGGTCGAGGGCCGGCTGATCGGCTCGCTCGGCATCGCCACCGCCGCCCCCGGCCGGTACGACAACGAGGACGCCCTCCGGCTGCAGTTCGCCGCCGACCGGCTCGCCCTCGCCGTCGAGTCCACCCGGCTCACCGAACTCGAACGGCTGCGCCGCGGCTCGCTCTCCTTCCTCGTCGAGGCCTCCGACCTGCTGGCCGGCACCCTCGAACACGAGCAGACCCTCGCCCTGATGGCACAGATGGCCGTCCCCACCCTCGCCTCCTGGTGCACCGTCTACACCAACGGCGACCACGGCGCCCCGGCCTCGCTCGCCTTCGTCCTGCACGAGGACGAGGACCGCATCGACCCGCTGCGCGCACTGCTCGACAAGACCCCCGCACCCGACGCCGGCCCCACCCACGGCGCCCGCTTCTGGACCGCGCCCGCCGACACCGCGCGCGGCAGCGGACTCGCCGACAGCCCCGACCTGTCCGGACTCCTCGGCGAGACCGTCGTCCTGCCGCTGACCGCCCGCAACCGCGTGATCGGCCTGTTCGTCCTCGGCACCTCGGCGGGCGTCCGCTTCCGCCAGGAGGTCCTCGAACTCGCCGAGGACCTCTCCCGCCGGGCCGCCCTCGCACTCGACAACTCCCGCCTCTACTCCGAGCGCACCGCCACCAGCCAGGCCCTGCAGCGCAGTCTGCTGCCGCCGGACCTGCCGGAGATCCCGGGCGTCGAGGTGGACGTCTACTACCAGGCGGCCGGCGAGGGCAACGAGGTCGGCGGCGACTTCTACGACCTCTTCCCGATCCGCGAGGGCACCTACGGCTTCGCCATCGGCGACGTCTGCGGCACCGGCCCCGAGGCCGCCTCCGTCACCGGCCTCGCCCGGCACTCGCTGCGCCTGCTCGCCCGCGAGGGCCTGGACGCCCCGCAGGTCCTCAGCCGGCTCAACACGGCGATCCTGGAGGAGGGTTCGCGCAGCCGCTTCCTCACCCTGCTCTACGGCGAGCTGACGCCCCTTCCGGACGGCAGCACCGAGCTCTCCCTGGTCTGCGCCGGCCACCCGCTGCCGCTGCGCCTGCGCACCGACGGCCGGGTGGACCGCGCCGCGACCCCGCAGCCGCTGCTCGGCGTCATGGAGGACCTCGACCTCACCGCCGAACGCCTGGTGCTCTCGCCCGGTGAGGTCCTGCTCTGCGTCACCGACGGTGTCACCGAACGCCGCGAGGGCCTGCGGATGCTGGGCGACGACGGCCTCGCCGAGGTCCTCACCGGCTGCACCGGGCTCACCGCGGGCGCGGTCGCGCTGCGGGTCCAGCGGGCGGTCGAGCGGTTCGCCCCGGAGCCGCCCTCCGACGACATGGCGATCCTCACCCTGCGGGTCCCCACCCAGCGGACCGCCTGA
- a CDS encoding HAMP domain-containing protein, protein MRKLLSALTAMRDGNFRRRLTVPGDGPLAEIAAVFNEVAERNQHLTGELARVRRAVGREGRLNERLETGAGEGAWMAAVDNCNALIDDLARPMAEVGRVLASIAEGDLDQKMELRSLHSNGVSHPLRGEYLKIGRTVNGLVDQLSEFTDEVTRVAREVGTEGKLGGQAKVRSVSGSWKDLADSVNTMAGRLTAQVRNIAQVTTAVAKGDLSRKVTVEVAGEMLELKNTVNTMVDQLNGFAAQVTRVARDVGTEGRLGGQAQVPGVAGVWRDLTDSVNFMADNLTGQVRSIAQVTTAVARGDLSQKIEVDARGEMLELKNTINTMVDQLSGFAEQVTRVARQVGTEGRLGGQAQVPGAAGVWRDLTDNVNFMANNLTDQVRNIAQVTTAVARGDLSQKIQVDARGEILELKNTINTMVDQLSAFADEVTRVARDVGTEGILGGQASVPGVSGTWKDLTNSVNLMANNLTSQVRNIAEVTTAVARGDVSKKITVDARGEILELVTTVNTMVDQLSAFADEVTRVAREVGTEGILGGQARVRGVSGIWKDLTDNVNFMASNLTGQVRKIAEVATAVASGDLSKKISIEAQGEVAALAGTLNIMVDQLSAFAVEVTRVAREVGTDGTLGGQAGVPGVAGIWKDLTDNVNLMANNLTGQVRNIALVITAVARGDLSQKIDVDARGEFLELKTSINTMVDQLSGFADEVTRVAREVGTDGRLGGQARVPGVDGTWQDLTESVNELANNLTRQVRAIAQVATAVTRGDLSLRIDVDAAGELDELKDNINQMIANLRETTRTNQEQDWLKTNLARISGLLQGRRDLEAVASLIMTELTPVVSAQHGAFFLAQPAGRTAELITEDDDENDTVLRLIGSYGYQRRAMPTTFRPGESLIGQAAVEKRAIILKEAPPGYLKIASGLGEASPAHIVVLPVLFEGRLLGVIELATFSSFTTVALDFLNQIADLIGVTVNTISVNTKTEGLLLESQRLTAELSMRSAELEARQEELERTNEELQEKAEQLAQQNRDIEIKNSEIEEARQVLEERAEQLALASRYKSEFLANMSHELRTPLNSLLILAKLLSDNNEGNLSPKQVEFADTIHGAGSDLLQLINDILDLSKVEAGKMDVRPARIALVQLVDYVEATFQPVALDKNLEFGVRVSPALPVTLHTDEQRLQQVLRNLISNAVKFTDAGAVDFSITPAGPDVPQHVRERLLEAGAIQAPDDPLIAFAVSDTGIGIPGNKLREIFEAFKQADGTTSRKYGGTGLGLSISREIARLLGGEIHAESELGKGSTFTLYLPLRSEAPEAAAGAGQAPRAAVGVTPAGTPVPVGENPADHWAQEVRELAEVRRRGAVERRRAAALEALPAEGGAPDGRSAESAPAARRSGRADTRFDGEQVLIVDDDVRNVFALTSVLEQHGLTVLYAENGREGIEMLEQHENVALVLMDIMMPEMDGYATTEAIRRMPQFAGLPIIALTAKAMKGDKEKSLEAGATDHITKPVETDHLLSVMHEWLAARKR, encoded by the coding sequence CTGCGCAAGCTGCTGTCGGCGCTGACGGCGATGCGCGACGGCAACTTCCGGCGCCGGCTGACGGTGCCGGGGGACGGGCCGCTGGCGGAGATCGCCGCGGTGTTCAACGAGGTCGCCGAGCGGAACCAGCACCTGACGGGTGAACTGGCGCGGGTGCGGCGCGCGGTGGGTCGCGAGGGCCGGCTGAACGAGCGGCTGGAGACCGGTGCTGGCGAGGGCGCCTGGATGGCGGCGGTCGACAACTGCAACGCGCTGATCGACGACCTGGCGCGGCCGATGGCCGAGGTGGGCCGGGTGCTGGCGTCGATCGCCGAGGGCGACCTGGACCAGAAGATGGAGCTGCGCTCGCTGCACAGCAACGGGGTGAGCCACCCGTTGCGCGGCGAGTACCTGAAGATCGGGCGGACCGTCAACGGGCTGGTGGACCAGCTGTCGGAGTTCACCGACGAGGTGACCCGGGTGGCCCGCGAGGTCGGCACCGAGGGCAAGCTGGGCGGCCAGGCCAAGGTGCGCAGCGTGTCCGGGAGCTGGAAGGACCTCGCGGACTCGGTCAACACGATGGCGGGCCGGCTGACCGCGCAGGTGCGGAACATCGCGCAGGTGACCACGGCGGTGGCCAAGGGCGACCTGTCCCGCAAGGTCACGGTCGAGGTGGCCGGCGAGATGCTGGAGCTGAAGAACACCGTCAACACGATGGTGGACCAGCTCAACGGCTTCGCGGCGCAGGTGACCCGGGTGGCCCGGGACGTGGGGACGGAGGGCAGGCTCGGCGGTCAGGCGCAGGTGCCGGGCGTCGCCGGGGTCTGGCGGGACCTCACCGACTCGGTGAACTTCATGGCCGACAACCTGACCGGCCAGGTCCGCAGCATCGCGCAGGTGACGACGGCGGTGGCGCGCGGCGACCTCTCGCAGAAGATCGAGGTGGACGCGCGCGGGGAGATGCTGGAGCTCAAGAACACCATCAACACGATGGTGGACCAGCTCTCGGGCTTCGCCGAGCAGGTGACCAGGGTGGCCCGCCAGGTGGGCACCGAGGGGCGGCTGGGCGGCCAGGCGCAGGTGCCCGGCGCGGCCGGGGTCTGGCGGGACCTGACCGACAACGTCAACTTCATGGCGAACAACCTCACCGATCAGGTGCGGAACATCGCGCAGGTGACGACGGCGGTCGCCCGCGGCGACCTCTCGCAGAAGATCCAGGTGGACGCCCGCGGCGAGATCCTGGAGCTGAAGAACACCATCAACACGATGGTGGACCAGCTGAGCGCCTTCGCCGACGAGGTGACCCGGGTGGCCCGGGACGTCGGCACCGAGGGCATCCTCGGCGGTCAGGCGAGCGTGCCGGGGGTGTCCGGCACCTGGAAGGACCTGACCAACAGCGTCAACCTGATGGCCAACAACCTGACCAGCCAGGTCCGCAACATCGCCGAGGTGACCACGGCGGTGGCGCGCGGGGACGTCTCGAAGAAGATCACCGTCGACGCGCGGGGGGAGATCCTGGAGCTGGTCACCACCGTGAACACCATGGTGGACCAGCTGTCGGCGTTCGCCGACGAGGTCACCCGGGTGGCGCGCGAGGTGGGGACCGAGGGGATCCTGGGCGGTCAGGCCCGGGTGCGCGGGGTGTCGGGCATCTGGAAGGACCTGACCGACAACGTCAACTTCATGGCGTCGAACCTGACGGGCCAGGTGCGGAAGATCGCCGAGGTGGCGACCGCGGTGGCCAGCGGCGACCTCTCGAAGAAGATCAGCATCGAGGCGCAGGGCGAGGTCGCGGCGCTGGCCGGGACGCTCAACATCATGGTGGACCAGCTGTCGGCGTTCGCGGTCGAGGTGACCAGGGTGGCCCGCGAGGTGGGCACCGACGGCACGCTGGGCGGCCAGGCGGGCGTGCCGGGCGTGGCCGGGATCTGGAAGGACCTGACCGACAACGTCAACCTGATGGCCAACAACCTGACCGGCCAGGTGCGGAACATCGCGCTGGTCATCACGGCGGTGGCCCGGGGTGACCTGTCGCAGAAGATCGACGTCGACGCGCGGGGCGAGTTCCTGGAGCTGAAGACCAGCATCAACACCATGGTCGACCAGCTCTCCGGCTTCGCCGACGAGGTCACCCGGGTCGCCCGCGAGGTGGGCACCGACGGGCGGTTGGGCGGCCAGGCACGGGTGCCCGGCGTGGACGGCACCTGGCAGGACCTGACCGAGTCGGTCAACGAGCTGGCCAACAACCTGACCCGGCAGGTGCGTGCGATCGCGCAGGTCGCGACCGCCGTGACCAGGGGCGACCTGTCGCTGCGGATCGACGTGGACGCCGCCGGTGAGCTCGACGAGCTCAAGGACAACATCAACCAGATGATCGCCAACCTGCGCGAGACCACCCGCACCAACCAGGAGCAGGACTGGCTGAAGACCAACCTGGCCCGGATCTCCGGCCTGCTGCAGGGCCGCCGGGACCTGGAGGCGGTCGCCTCGCTGATCATGACCGAGCTCACCCCGGTGGTCTCGGCGCAGCACGGCGCCTTCTTCCTCGCCCAGCCGGCCGGCCGCACCGCCGAGCTGATCACCGAGGACGACGACGAGAACGACACGGTGCTGCGCCTGATCGGCAGCTACGGCTACCAGCGGCGGGCCATGCCGACCACCTTCCGCCCCGGCGAGTCGCTGATCGGCCAGGCGGCGGTGGAGAAGCGGGCGATCATCCTCAAGGAGGCCCCGCCCGGGTACCTGAAGATCGCCTCGGGGCTGGGCGAGGCCTCGCCGGCCCACATCGTGGTGCTGCCGGTGCTGTTCGAGGGCCGGCTGCTCGGGGTGATCGAGCTGGCCACCTTCAGCTCGTTCACGACCGTCGCGCTGGACTTCCTCAACCAGATCGCCGACCTGATCGGCGTGACCGTCAACACCATCAGCGTCAACACCAAGACCGAGGGACTGCTGCTGGAGTCGCAGCGGCTGACCGCCGAACTCTCGATGCGGTCGGCCGAGTTGGAGGCCCGCCAGGAGGAGCTGGAGCGCACCAACGAGGAGTTGCAGGAGAAGGCCGAGCAACTCGCCCAGCAGAACCGTGACATCGAGATCAAGAACAGCGAGATCGAGGAGGCCCGGCAGGTGCTGGAGGAGCGCGCCGAACAGCTCGCGCTGGCCTCCCGGTACAAGAGCGAGTTCCTCGCCAACATGTCGCACGAGCTGCGCACGCCGCTCAACTCGCTGCTGATCCTGGCCAAGCTGCTCTCCGACAACAACGAGGGCAACCTCTCGCCGAAGCAGGTCGAGTTCGCCGACACGATCCACGGTGCGGGCTCGGACCTGCTCCAGCTGATCAACGACATCCTCGACCTCTCCAAGGTCGAGGCCGGGAAGATGGACGTCCGCCCGGCCCGGATCGCCCTGGTCCAGCTGGTCGACTACGTCGAGGCCACCTTCCAGCCGGTCGCGCTGGACAAGAACCTGGAGTTCGGGGTCCGGGTCTCGCCGGCGCTGCCGGTCACCCTGCACACCGACGAGCAGCGGCTCCAGCAGGTGCTGCGGAACCTGATCTCCAACGCGGTGAAGTTCACCGACGCGGGCGCCGTCGACTTCTCGATCACCCCGGCCGGCCCGGACGTCCCGCAGCACGTGCGGGAGCGGCTGCTGGAGGCGGGTGCGATCCAGGCGCCGGACGACCCGCTGATCGCCTTCGCGGTCTCCGACACCGGCATCGGCATCCCCGGCAACAAGCTGCGGGAGATCTTCGAGGCGTTCAAGCAGGCGGACGGCACCACCAGCCGCAAGTACGGCGGGACCGGCCTCGGGCTGTCGATCAGCCGGGAGATCGCCCGGCTGCTCGGCGGCGAGATCCACGCCGAGAGCGAGCTGGGCAAGGGTTCCACCTTCACGCTGTACCTGCCGCTGCGCAGCGAGGCCCCGGAGGCCGCTGCCGGGGCCGGCCAGGCGCCGCGGGCCGCGGTCGGGGTGACCCCGGCGGGGACGCCGGTGCCGGTCGGCGAGAACCCGGCCGACCACTGGGCCCAGGAGGTCCGCGAGCTGGCCGAGGTCCGCCGCCGGGGCGCCGTCGAGCGGCGCCGCGCCGCGGCCCTGGAGGCGCTGCCCGCCGAGGGCGGGGCCCCCGACGGCCGCTCCGCGGAGTCGGCGCCGGCCGCCCGCCGCTCGGGCCGGGCGGACACCCGGTTCGACGGCGAGCAGGTGCTGATCGTGGACGACGACGTCCGCAACGTGTTCGCGCTCACCAGCGTGCTGGAGCAGCACGGCCTGACGGTGCTGTACGCGGAGAACGGCCGCGAGGGCATCGAGATGCTGGAGCAGCACGAGAACGTCGCGCTGGTCCTGATGGACATCATGATGCCGGAGATGGACGGCTACGCGACCACCGAGGCGATCCGCCGGATGCCCCAGTTCGCCGGTCTGCCGATCATCGCACTGACCGCCAAGGCGATGAAGGGCGACAAGGAGAAGTCGCTGGAGGCCGGTGCCACCGACCACATCACCAAGCCGGTGGAGACCGACCACCTGCTCTCGGTGATGCACGAGTGGCTGGCCGCCCGGAAGCGGTAG
- a CDS encoding response regulator translates to MMQKAKILLVDDRPENLLALEAILSALDQTLVRAASGEEALKALLTDDFAVILLDVQMPGMDGFETAAHIKRRERTRDIPIIFLTAINHGPHHTFRGYAAGAVDYISKPFDPWVLRAKVSVFVDLYMKNCQLKEQAALLRLQLEESGAEPAIGGALLGELSARLASVEEQAEALTKQLDGTEDSGVAATAAHLERKLAGLRRALDALRPGAG, encoded by the coding sequence GTGATGCAGAAGGCGAAGATCCTCCTGGTCGACGACCGACCGGAGAACCTGCTGGCGCTGGAGGCGATCCTCTCGGCGCTGGACCAGACCCTGGTCCGGGCGGCCTCGGGTGAGGAGGCGCTCAAGGCGCTGCTCACCGACGATTTCGCGGTGATCCTGCTGGACGTGCAGATGCCCGGGATGGACGGCTTCGAGACGGCCGCCCACATCAAGCGGCGCGAGCGCACCCGGGACATCCCGATCATCTTCCTGACCGCGATCAACCACGGGCCGCACCACACCTTCCGCGGCTACGCGGCCGGTGCGGTCGACTACATCTCCAAGCCGTTCGACCCGTGGGTGCTGCGCGCCAAGGTCTCGGTCTTCGTGGACCTGTACATGAAGAACTGCCAGCTGAAGGAGCAGGCCGCGCTGCTCCGGCTGCAGCTGGAGGAGAGCGGGGCGGAGCCGGCCATCGGCGGTGCGCTGCTGGGCGAGCTGTCGGCGCGGCTGGCGTCTGTCGAGGAGCAGGCCGAGGCGCTGACCAAGCAGCTGGACGGCACCGAGGACAGCGGGGTCGCGGCCACCGCGGCGCACCTGGAGCGCAAGCTCGCGGGACTGCGGCGCGCGCTGGACGCACTGCGCCCCGGCGCCGGCTAG